A part of Deinococcus depolymerans genomic DNA contains:
- a CDS encoding dienelactone hydrolase family protein, translated as MPALTDGFTSLDPVPGPKKYDLYAIGTGRPLILVHEMTGVTRATIELARDLANEGFRAYLPVLFGDFPQPDGLGPKMRAVTHVCLSREFHLLSTEQTSPITDWLKSVTRWVADQHPEQKVGLIGMCLTGGFVLVMMLALQAGAVVVCQPTIPLALSGRARRSYGLSAQDVTAAQAHRPALPILALRYARDVICPRERLEQIGTDFPRAQVIHLPGGPWPVSHATLTEHRSGHAVQQVLSFLKQHL; from the coding sequence ATGCCCGCACTGACCGACGGCTTCACCTCACTGGACCCCGTGCCCGGACCCAAGAAATACGACCTCTACGCCATCGGAACCGGGCGTCCCCTGATCCTCGTCCACGAGATGACCGGCGTGACCCGGGCAACCATCGAACTGGCCCGCGACCTCGCGAACGAAGGATTCCGCGCGTACCTCCCCGTGCTGTTCGGCGACTTTCCGCAACCGGACGGGCTCGGGCCGAAAATGCGAGCCGTCACCCACGTCTGCCTGAGCCGGGAATTTCATCTGCTCTCCACCGAGCAGACCAGCCCCATCACCGACTGGCTGAAGAGCGTCACCCGGTGGGTGGCCGACCAGCACCCGGAGCAGAAAGTCGGACTCATCGGCATGTGCCTGACCGGCGGATTCGTCCTCGTCATGATGCTCGCCCTGCAGGCCGGCGCGGTGGTCGTCTGTCAGCCGACCATTCCACTGGCCCTCAGCGGCCGCGCCCGCCGGTCATATGGCCTGTCTGCCCAGGACGTCACGGCCGCGCAGGCGCACCGCCCGGCACTCCCGATCCTCGCCCTGAGGTACGCACGCGATGTCATCTGCCCCAGAGAGCGCCTGGAGCAGATAGGGACCGACTTCCCACGGGCGCAGGTCATTCACCTGCCAGGTGGACCATGGCCCGTGAGTCACGCCACCCTGACCGAACATAGGAGCGGGCACGCCGTTCAGCAAGTCCTCTCCTTTCTCAAGCAACACCTCTGA